In Eschrichtius robustus isolate mEscRob2 chromosome 11, mEscRob2.pri, whole genome shotgun sequence, the following proteins share a genomic window:
- the LOC137772201 gene encoding olfactory receptor 2AT4-like has translation MEATCNGSKDSSPVFYLVGIPSLLESFFLLVFLIFLLISLLILVGNELILVSVVAEPSLHKPTYFFLINLSALGILSTTTTVPKMLSLFLLEDHYLSFPACFLQMYLFHSFSCSEAFILVVMAYDRYVAICRPLHYPVLMTPQTNAALAASAQLTALLLPIPAVVQMLHMAFDNTVHICHCFCDHLVVVQASCSDNTSQTFMGFCIALVVSFLPLLLVLLSYAHILASVLLISSREGRSKAFSTCSSHLLVGTYYSSIAIAYVAYRADLPLDFHIMGNVVHAILAPILNALINTLRNKDVKAAITKMACPQGPGNSGTLNP, from the coding sequence ATGGAAGCCACCTGTAATGGATCAAAGGACTCCTCACCTGTCTTCTACCTGGTGGGCATCCCCTCTCTGCTTGAATCCTTCTTCCTCCTTGTCTTCTTGATTTTCCTCTTAATCTCTCTGCTCATCCTGGTGGGAAATGAGCTGATCCTGGTGTCTGTGGTGGCAGAGCCCAGCCTCCACAAACCCACGTACTTCTTCCTGATCAACCTCTCAGCCTTGGGCATCCTCTCCACTACAACCACTGTCCCCAAGATGCTGTCCCTATTCTTGCTTGAGGACCACTACCTCAGCTTCCCTGCCTGCTTCCTGCAGATGTACCTTTTCCACAGCTTCTCCTGCTCTGAAGCCTTCATCCTGGTGGTCATGGCCTATGACCGCTATGTGGCTATCTGCCGCCCACTGCACTACCCTGTCCTCATGACCCCACAGACCAATGCTGCACTGGCAGCCAGTGCCCAGCTCACTGCCCTCCTTCTGCCCATCCCAGCAGTGGTGCAGATGTTACACATGGCTTTTGACAACACTGTTCACATCTGCCACTGCTTCTGTGACCACTTGGTTGTGGTCCAGGCCTCCTGCTCTGACAACACGTCCCAGACCTTCATGGGCTTCTGCATCGCCTTGGTGGTGTCCTTTCTGCCCCTTCTCCTGGTGCTTCTCTCCTATGCCCACATCCTGGCCTCAGTGCTTCTCATCAGCTCCCGAGAAGGACGCTCGAAAGCCTTCTCCACCTGCAGCTCCCACCTCCTGGTTGGCACCTACTACTCATCCATTGCCATAGCCTACGTGGCCTACAGGGCTGACCTACCCCTCGACTTCCACATCATGGGCAACGTGGTGCATGCTATTCTCGCACCTATCCTCAACGCTCTCATCAACACGCTGAGGAACAAGGATGTCAAAGCAGCCATCACCAAAATGGCATGTCCCCAGGGCCCAGGGAATTCTGGGACCCTTAATCCTTAG
- the LOC137772202 gene encoding olfactory receptor 2AT4-like produces the protein MMEVKPLAGSRYSLGGKALALFFWGMVHVTCALPDPEGTQKTVHWIGNPSENFSSKPFTAQLCLTVDATACNGSKDSSAIFYLVGIPSLQEFLFLPVSFIFLFFYLLILLGNTLMLVAVVIEPRLHKPMYFFLINLSALDILFITSPVPKMLSLLLLGDHYLGFSACFLQMYLFHSFSCSEAFILVVTAYDPYVAICYPLHYPVHVTPQTNATLAASAWLTALLLPIPAVLQTFHMAFDNTAHIYHGFCDHLAVVQASCSDTTPQTFMGFCIAMMVSFLPLLLVLLSYAHILAPVLCISSREGRSKASTCSSHLLLVGTYYSSIAIAYVAYRADLPLDFHIMGNMVHAILTPVLNPLIYTLRNKDVKAAITKITCPQDPGHSGDP, from the exons ATGATGGAGGTAAAGCCCCTGGCTGGCAGCAGGTACTCACTAGGCGGGAAAGCCCTCGCCCTCTTCTTCTGGGGCATGGTCCATGTGACATGTGCTCTGCCAGACCCAGAGGGGACACAGAAAACAGTTCATTGGATTGGAAACCCCTCAGAGAACTTTTCCTCCAAACCCTTCACTGcacag CTCTGTCTCACCGTGGATGCCACAGCCTGTAATGGATCGAAAGACTCTTCAGCCATCTTCTACCTGGTGGGCATCCCCTCTCTACAGGAGTTCCTCTTCCTCCCTGTCTCCTTCATCTTCTTGTTCTTCTACCTGCTTATCCTGCTGGGTAACACCCTTATGCTGGTGGCCGTGGTGATAGAGCCCAGACTCCACAAGCCCATGTACTTCTTCCTGATCAACCTCTCAGCCCTGGACATCCTCTTCATCACATCCCCTGTCCCAAAGATGCTATCTCTCCTCTTACTCGGGGACCACTACCTCGGCTTCTCTGCCTGCTTCCTGCAGATGTACCTTTTCCACAGCTTCTCCTGCTCTGAAGCCTTCATCCTGGTGGTCACGGCCTATGACCCCTATGTGGCTATCTGCTACCCACTGCACTACCCTGTCCACGTGACCCCACAGACCAATGCTACACTGGCAGCCAGTGCCTGGCTCACTGCCCTCCTTCTGCCCATACCAGCAGTACTGCAGACCTTCCACATGGCTTTTGACAACACTGCTCACATCTACCATGGCTTCTGTGACCACTTGGCTGTGGTCCAGGCCTCCTGCTCTGACACCACACCCCAGACATTCATGGGCTTCTGCATCGCCATGATGGTGTCCTTCCTGCCCCTTCTCCTGGTGCTTCTCTCCTATGCCCACATCCTGGCCCCAGTGCTTTGCATCAGCTCCCGAGAAGGACGTTCGAAAGCCTCTACCTGCAGCTCCCACCTCCTGCTGGTTGGCACCTACTATTCATCCATTGCCATAGCCTATGTGGCCTACAGGGCTGACCTACCCCTTGACTTCCACATCATGGGTAACATGGTGCATGCTATTCTCACACCTGTCCTCAACCCTCTCATCTACACGCTGAGGAACAAGGATGTCAAAGCAGCCATCACCAAAATAACATGTCCCCAAGACCCAGGACATTCTGGGGACCCTTGA